One stretch of Pseudobdellovibrionaceae bacterium DNA includes these proteins:
- a CDS encoding tail fiber domain-containing protein produces MRPLITFLLLLFVLPAHALELTYNGRLLETDGDPATNVNIFVRFDIKTAVNVGPAACYLYQYRQGSMGSETHINNTQTDADGVFSVVLDDAQPRFNQPGGLERVFDGSQPRTCFDESGVATGQTIAAGSYPVIQILVYFKMDNADGWDEIDAQTMRPTVEAVNAQKLAGKPITNFIQVDGAANQTNFANFFQGTNFGKLSNYASGGALDLGGGGLTNVANPIAGTDAVNRNYADSLIATALLRSGGTMSGAIEMGAQRIVNLGAPAATGDAATKLYVDTRIGSTLPLTGGTISGALNMGGQQITNLGEPGATGAAATKNYVDTEATKKLSLTGGTMSGAIDMADFSLANSGHIVMANDKFISVGRSAGNPSTLTNAYVGALWFDNTNDILKYQAGTGVIRPVSSLVAVTGVFPVSVNTASHEVGISIANATSSSVGVVQLAANNESNGARALASNDARLTNSRAPTGTATGDLAGDYPAPTVTKIRGYSFNAGAPSTGMVPKFNLTEWVPSYFDYTQIRNSASGVQQIPTGGCSASQVLTWDAGSGAFVCSNISILLAQILDRGTAAGKNFGVAAGNLVELNGAARIDSGLLEQAVVRATGNSTGSSMTIGSNDAQDVSLVTSGHARISVLSTGFVGINKAAPSERLEVDGNILASGSVRGQTLVTTSDGRLKKNVRGVEGLALILKLQGHRFTWKTDGREDIGFIAQEVEAVDPDLVVTSEDGTKGVKYANVVAPLVESTKELYGLCQMAKSQTERLQREWAEKFSRLEGERRADRAQLDAMTDKVRRLEDDNQQLRRDVDELKETLKRLAR; encoded by the coding sequence ATGAGACCGCTCATCACCTTCCTTCTTCTGCTCTTCGTCCTTCCCGCGCACGCGCTGGAGTTGACGTACAATGGGCGTTTGCTGGAAACCGACGGTGATCCCGCGACGAACGTAAACATTTTCGTCCGTTTCGATATCAAGACCGCGGTGAACGTCGGGCCGGCTGCATGTTATCTGTACCAATATCGTCAAGGCAGTATGGGATCGGAAACCCATATCAATAACACGCAAACCGATGCGGACGGCGTTTTCTCCGTCGTGCTGGATGATGCCCAGCCGCGCTTCAATCAGCCGGGTGGTTTGGAGCGCGTCTTTGATGGAAGTCAGCCGCGCACCTGTTTCGATGAGTCGGGAGTGGCGACGGGACAGACCATCGCGGCCGGTAGTTATCCGGTGATTCAAATTCTGGTTTATTTCAAAATGGACAATGCGGATGGCTGGGACGAAATCGACGCGCAAACCATGCGTCCCACCGTCGAAGCGGTGAACGCGCAGAAGCTTGCGGGCAAACCGATCACCAATTTCATCCAAGTGGACGGCGCCGCGAACCAAACGAACTTCGCGAATTTCTTCCAAGGAACTAACTTCGGCAAACTTTCAAATTATGCGAGCGGCGGCGCCCTGGATCTGGGGGGCGGCGGCCTGACGAACGTTGCCAACCCCATCGCCGGAACCGACGCCGTCAACCGCAACTACGCGGACTCGCTCATCGCGACCGCTCTTTTACGGAGCGGTGGCACGATGTCCGGCGCGATCGAAATGGGCGCGCAGCGGATCGTGAACCTGGGAGCGCCGGCGGCGACGGGGGATGCCGCGACCAAATTGTATGTCGATACCCGGATCGGTTCCACGTTACCGCTGACCGGTGGTACGATCAGCGGAGCTTTGAATATGGGTGGTCAACAGATCACGAATCTGGGCGAACCCGGCGCGACGGGGGCCGCCGCGACGAAAAACTACGTCGATACGGAAGCGACGAAAAAGCTTTCGTTAACCGGTGGGACGATGAGCGGCGCCATCGATATGGCGGATTTTTCACTCGCGAACTCTGGTCACATCGTGATGGCGAACGACAAATTCATCAGTGTCGGTCGCAGCGCGGGGAACCCATCGACCTTGACCAACGCGTACGTCGGCGCGCTGTGGTTCGACAACACGAACGATATTCTCAAGTATCAAGCAGGCACCGGCGTGATACGTCCCGTTTCCTCTTTGGTGGCGGTGACGGGAGTGTTTCCCGTTTCGGTGAACACGGCCTCTCACGAGGTCGGCATTTCTATCGCGAACGCGACGAGCAGCTCGGTCGGCGTGGTGCAGCTCGCGGCGAATAACGAGTCGAACGGGGCCCGCGCCTTGGCGTCGAACGATGCACGATTGACGAACAGTCGCGCGCCGACGGGCACGGCGACGGGTGATCTGGCGGGCGACTATCCCGCGCCGACGGTTACGAAAATCCGCGGCTACTCGTTCAACGCGGGCGCACCTTCGACGGGGATGGTCCCGAAATTCAACCTGACGGAATGGGTTCCTTCGTATTTCGACTACACGCAAATCCGTAATTCCGCGAGTGGCGTGCAGCAGATCCCGACCGGGGGCTGCTCGGCTTCGCAAGTTCTGACTTGGGACGCGGGTTCGGGGGCATTCGTGTGTTCGAACATCTCCATTCTTTTGGCGCAAATTTTGGATCGCGGAACGGCCGCGGGGAAAAATTTCGGCGTGGCCGCGGGAAATCTGGTCGAGCTGAACGGTGCCGCGCGGATTGATTCGGGCCTTTTGGAGCAAGCGGTCGTGCGTGCGACGGGGAACTCGACGGGTTCGTCGATGACGATCGGCTCGAACGACGCCCAGGATGTGTCGTTGGTGACGTCGGGACATGCGCGAATTTCGGTTCTGAGTACGGGATTTGTGGGCATCAACAAGGCGGCGCCCAGCGAACGGCTTGAAGTTGACGGCAACATCCTGGCTTCGGGCAGCGTCCGCGGCCAGACGTTGGTCACCACGTCGGACGGCCGTTTGAAGAAAAACGTGCGCGGCGTTGAAGGCCTGGCTTTGATTCTAAAACTTCAAGGTCACCGTTTCACCTGGAAGACCGATGGTCGCGAGGACATCGGATTCATCGCCCAAGAGGTGGAGGCGGTGGATCCCGACCTGGTTGTGACGTCGGAGGATGGCACCAAAGGCGTGAAGTATGCGAACGTCGTGGCCCCCCTCGTAGAGTCGACGAAAGAGCTCTATGGGCTCTGTCAGATGGCGAAATCGCAAACTGAGCGTTTGCAGCGTGAGTGGGCTGAAAAATTCTCACGTCTGGAGGGGGAACGTCGGGCGGACCGGGCCCAGCTGGACGCCATGACGGATAAAGTGCGTCGTTTGGAAGATGACAATCAACAGCTCCGTCGTGACGTGGATGAGCTGAAAGAGACCTTGAAAAGACTCGCCCGCTAA